GAGTTCGGCGACGATATGATCTACCAGCTGCTCGACGGCGGTCTCGATACGGCCAAGAAGATTCTGAAAGGCGGCGTCGAAAAAATCGAGGAGGCTCTGCTCGGCACGCAGAAGAGCGAAGAGCTGTTCGTCTTTAACAAGACTCGCAAGCCGGTCAAGCCAAAAGAGCGCCGGATCACCGACGACGAAAAGCGCTACTGGAAGAAGATCGCCGAGACCATCTATCGCACCGTCAGGGAGCAGTTCAACGATGAAGATCTCAAGGCGCTTCTCGATGACAGCCATGAACGGTCGCTCAAGGGCGACGGGATCGATCCGGAAGAGATTCGGGACAAAGAAACAAACTGAGAATGAGTACAGGATTTCCGGGCAGGCGTCGGGGCGGCGAGTGTGAAGGAATTCCGGCAAGAGGATAATTATCCAGGAGGAGTCAATGGCCATCGAGGAAAAGCAAAGCAGGTTCCGTATCAGTGATATCGCCAAGGAGCTGCAGGTCAGCCCGCGGGAAGTTCTGCAGTTTGTCAAGCAGGCAGGGGGCAAGGTTGCCTCGACCTCTTCAATGGTGGGCGAGGACATGCGTGACATGATTTTCGGCAATTTCAGCCAGGAGAAAAAGCGGGTTGATGAGGCTCGCAAGATCAGGGCTGAAAAGCAGAAGCGCCTGACAAGGCTCGAAGAGCAGTCGAGGAAAGCGTACGAAAAGGAGCAGCAGCTCAAGGAGAGCCTGAGCATCGCTCCTCTTCCGGCACCTGTGCTGCATGCGCCCGAAGTCAAAATCGAGATTCCTCCGGAAACCGCAACAACGCCCGTTGCCGCCGAGCCGCCCGCCATTCTTCCGGTTGTTTCCACGCCGCAGCCGGAACCGGTTGCCGACCTGCCACTTGTCACCGAACCTGTTGTCGCCGAGCCTGTTGCTGAAGCAGAGCCTGTGGTTGAGGCGCCTGTTGCGGAGACCGCAGGACCGGAAGTAATGACGCCGCTGGTTCAGACCCTGCCCGAGTCGATGCAGGCTTACGAGGCGCCGCAGAAGATCGGTGGCCTGACGGTTCTCGGCACGATCGATGTCATCAGCGAAGCGGAACGGAAAAAGAAGTCCCGCAAGAAGAGCTTCAGGGAGAGTGCCGTTGAACTCAAGGGCGAGTTTGAAAATGTGCTGAGTGTCGACAGCGAAGATGGTGAAGCAGCCAAGAAAAAGGCAGCCAAACCTGATGGCGGAGAGGACGTCGGTGTCAAGAAAAAGAAGGGCAAGAAGAAAAAGAAGGTCGAGATTGACGACAAGGTCATCTCCAAGAATATCAAGAGCACCATCAGCGGCATGGACGACAGCGGCTTGTCTGGCTCTCGCCAGAAGTTCCGCAAGCAGCGCCGTATGGAGCGCGAACGCGAGTTCGAGGAGGCCGAGGCGATGCGCGAGGCTGAAAAGACTCTGATCAGGGTCACCGAGTACGCCTCACCGCACGAGCTGGCCGAACTGATGGGCCTGACCGCCAAGGAGATCATCCAGAAGTGCTTCTCGATGGGCAAGTTTGTGACCATCAACCAGCGTCTCGACAAGGAGACCATCGAGTTGATCGGTCTTGAATTTGGTTTCGAGGTCGAGTTCATCTCGGAAATCGAAGCAACGACGACCGAAGAGCTGGTGGACAATGCGGAGGATTTGCAGACCCGTCCGCCCGTGGTGACCATCATGGGTCACGTCGATCACGGCAAGACCTCGCTGCTTGACTACATCCGCCGAAGCAACGTGGTTGCGGGCGAATCGGGTGGCATCACCCAGCACATCGGTGCCTACGAGGTTTCGCTCGATGACGGACGCCATATCACCTTTCTTGATACGCCGGGTCACGAGGCCTTCACCGCCATGCGTGCTCGCGGCGCCCAGGTGACCGATATCGTCATTTTGGTGGTGGCTGCCGACGACAGCGTCATGCCGCAGACCATCGAGGCGATCAATCATGCCAAGGCGGCGGGCGTGCCGATCGTTGTGGCGATCAACAAGATCGACAAGCCCGAGGCCAACGTCGAGAAGATCAAGGCGCAGCTTTCCGAGGCGGGCGTGCTGGTCGAGGACTGGGGCGGCGAAAGCCAGTGTCAGGAGATTTCAGCCAAGAAGGGTATCGGCATCAGCGAGCTGCTGGAGAAAGTGCTCGCCGAAGCGGAAATCCGCGAATTGAAGGGTAACTATTCCAGAGACATTCTCGCCAGCGGCGTCATCGTTGAATCCGAGCTTGACAAAGGCAAGGGCGTGGTTTCAACCGTGCTGGTGCAGCGCGGCTTCCTGAAGGTTGGCGATCCGTTCGTGGCTGGGAACTCGATGGGCAAGGTCAGGGCGCTCATGGACGAGCGCGGCAAGCGCATTCACGAGGCCGGTCCCTCGACGCCGGTGCGCGTGCTCGGCTTCGAGGATATGCCGCAGTCCGGCGATGTGCTGACCGTGATGGCCTCCGACCGCGATGCCCGCGACCTGGCCCAGAAACGCCAGATTATCAAGCGTGAGCACGAGTTCCGCCGCAGCACCCGCGTCAAGCTCGACAGCATCGCTCGCCAGATTAAGGAGGGGCTCAAGAAGGAACTCAGCGTCATCATCAAGGCCGATACCGACGGCTCGATCCAGGCGCTGGCTGACGGTCTGATGAAGATTCACAACGAAGAGGTCAAGGTGCAGATCATCCACCAGGGGGTCGGTCAGATCACCGAAACCGACGTGCTGCTGGCCGCCGCTTCGGACGCGATCATCATCGGTTTCAGGGTGCGCCCGAATGTCAACGCCAAGCGGCTTGCCGAGAAAGAAGACCTCGACGTGCGCTTTTACAGCGTTATCTACCACGTGCTCGAAGATGTGGAGAAGGCGCTCGAAGGTATGTTGTCGCCTGAACTGCACGAGGAGAGCCTCGGTTCGCTTGAGATCCGCCAGGTCTTCAGGGTGCCGAAGGTGGGCAATGTCGGCGGCGCTTACGTGCTGGAAGGCAAAGTCTCGCGCGACGCAAAAGTCCGCCTGCTGCGCGATGGTGTGCAGATTTTTGAAGGCCAGCTCGACTCGCTCAAGCGCTTCAAGGATGACGTCAAGGAGGTCGATGCCGGCTACGAGTGCGGCGTCAGTCTCAAAGGGTATGACGATATCAAGGTGGGCGACGTGATCGAGGCCTACAAGATCGTCGAGAAAAAACGCAAGCTCTGAGCTGAAAGGAGAGCCCTCATGTCAATACGTACCGATAAAGTCTCCTCGCTGTTGCAGCGGGAGTTGAGTGCTATTTTCGAAAAAGAGCTGCCAAGAAGCGGCCCGCTGGTGACCGTGACCGAGGTGAGAATGACCGCCGATCTTGGTATCGCCAGGGTTTATGTGTCGGTGATCGGATCCGAGGCGCAACGAGCAGAGGTGATGGAGTATCTGGATGCCGAAAACAAGATGATCCGCAAGACGCTCTCTGCGAAAATTCGCCACCAGTTCAGGCGGATTCCTGAGCTGGAGTTTTACGAAGATCGTCTGTTCGAGCAGGCCAACCGGATCGAGCAACTGCTCAAATCGGTCAAGCCTGCCCGGGATGAAGAGCAGCATTAACTCCGCATTGTTTGGAATCGGGATCACGATGATCGATCAAGGCCGCATATCCGTTCTGAGCGAAGAGGGCGACTATCTGCTGGTGGACAAGCCGCTCGACTGGACATCGTTCGATGTGGTGGCCAAGATTCGCGGCGCGTACAAGCGCAATGGCGCAAAGCGGAAGGTTGGGCACTGCGGCACGCTCGATCCAAAAGCCACCGGTTTGCTGATCCTTGCCACGGGGCGCAAGACCAAGACCATCTCGTCGCTTGAACTGCTCGACAAAGCCTACGAAGGCACGATCAGGCTCGGAGCCAAAACGGTGAGTCACGATACGGAGAGCGAGGAGTATGATCTTCGCGACGTGCCTAGCCTCGACGAGAGGGCGATCCGCGAAGCCGCCACGTCGATGATCGGCGAGCGGATGCAGCAGCCTCCAATGCACTCGGCAGTCTGGCACAACGGCAAGCGCCTCTACGAACTGGCGCGGCAGGGTCACGAAGTCAAGGAGCGCAAGGCTCGCCAGATCGAGATTCACCAGTTCGAGATTACCGGTATTGAGTTGCCGTATGTCCATTTTTACATCAGGGTCTCCAAGGGTGCCTATATCCGGGTGATTGCCCATGAACTTGGGGAACTGCTTGGTGTTGGCGGTTATCTCAAATCATTGAAACGGGTTGCGATTGGTCAGTACCAGCTTTCGGATGCGATGAGCGTCGATGCTGTTGTTGACGAAATAACCCGTGCCGCTTCGGTCATCGAAGAGTAAAACCGCAAGGAGTATGCGCGTCGTAGTTTTGCAGGGCGATACGGTCCTTGATTCCGTAAACGGTTTGCCGGTTCAGCTTTCACCGGAGCCATCGGCGGTGACCATCGGTTCGTTCGACGGACTGCATGTCGGTCACCGGAAGATCGTCGGTTCCATGATCGGACACGCCAGGGAGCTGGGTCTCAGAAGCGTCGTGGTGACCTTCGAGCCCCATCCGAGAATCGTGCTCGAAGGTGGCGATGGCTGTCCGGTGCGCTTGCTGACAACCTTCGACGAGAAGATCAGTCAGTTTAGCTCGATGCCGATTGACCTACTCTTCGTGGTGCGCTTTGACCGGCAGTTCGCCTCGAAAAGCTCCGAAGCGTTTATCCGCGAAGTGCTGGTGAAGATGCTCGGCGCGCGCCATGTCACCGTCGGCTATGACCACGGCTTCGGCAAACGGCGGAGTGGAAGCGAAGAGACGCTGCACATGCTCGGCGCGGAGTGCGGCTTCGGCGTCGATGTGGTCGGCGAAGTGATCGTTGCCGGTTCGCCGGTATCGAGCACTCGGATCAGAGGATTGCTTGAAGCGGCAAGGATACGGGATGCCAACGAATGTCTCGGGGCACCGTACGCGATTAGCGGCACGGTGGTCGAAGGCGACAAACTTGGTCGCACCATCGGGTTCCCGACGGTTAATCTCGCCCTTCCCGACCGTTGCAAAATGGTTCCGGCCCATGGAGTCTACGCAGCCAGTATCGAGATTGACGGCAGGGAGTACTCTGCCATGATGAACATTGGTCGTCGTCCGACTGTATCGGAAGATGGCGAGGTGAGGGTTGAGGCTCACATCATCGGGTTTTCAGGAGATCTGTATGGACGGTTTCTGATTGTGAGGATGCTCGATTTTATCAGGGAAGAACGGCGTTTCGCATCAATCGACGAACTCCGGACGCAGCTCGAACTCGATAAAAAAGAGGCGGGATTCTGCAAGAAATAATGTTATATTAAAGGCTATTTTTTATTTCGTTATTTACTAACATATCATAGAGCAAACATCATGGGTCTGACAAAAGAACACAAAACCGAGATTATTACGAAGTTTGGTGATTCTGCGACGGATACCGGAAAAGCGGAAGTGCAGGTTGCCCTGTTCACCCGCAGGATCACCGATCTGACCGGTCACCTTCAGCAGCATCCCAAAGACAAACACTCACGCCGTGGCCTGCTGATGCTGGTCGGCAAGCGCAAGCGTGTGCTGAACTACCTGAAGAAAGTCGATATCGAGCGTTACCGCAAGGTGCTTGCCGATCTCGATCTGCGTAAATAATGGGCTGTATTGTACGCTGGAACCTGCGGGGCCTCTGCTCCGCAGGTATCTTCAAGAATGTAAGAGGGGACGTGTATGTTGGAAAGCATGACCGGATACGGCAGCGCCGAGCGTTCGGAAAAAGGCATGAAGGTGCTTGTCGAACTGCGTTCGGTCAATAATCGTTTTGCCGAAATCGGCGTCAAGCTGCCCAGGCAGTTGCTGTCGTGGGAGCTGGAG
The nucleotide sequence above comes from Chlorobaculum tepidum TLS. Encoded proteins:
- the infB gene encoding translation initiation factor IF-2 — translated: MAIEEKQSRFRISDIAKELQVSPREVLQFVKQAGGKVASTSSMVGEDMRDMIFGNFSQEKKRVDEARKIRAEKQKRLTRLEEQSRKAYEKEQQLKESLSIAPLPAPVLHAPEVKIEIPPETATTPVAAEPPAILPVVSTPQPEPVADLPLVTEPVVAEPVAEAEPVVEAPVAETAGPEVMTPLVQTLPESMQAYEAPQKIGGLTVLGTIDVISEAERKKKSRKKSFRESAVELKGEFENVLSVDSEDGEAAKKKAAKPDGGEDVGVKKKKGKKKKKVEIDDKVISKNIKSTISGMDDSGLSGSRQKFRKQRRMEREREFEEAEAMREAEKTLIRVTEYASPHELAELMGLTAKEIIQKCFSMGKFVTINQRLDKETIELIGLEFGFEVEFISEIEATTTEELVDNAEDLQTRPPVVTIMGHVDHGKTSLLDYIRRSNVVAGESGGITQHIGAYEVSLDDGRHITFLDTPGHEAFTAMRARGAQVTDIVILVVAADDSVMPQTIEAINHAKAAGVPIVVAINKIDKPEANVEKIKAQLSEAGVLVEDWGGESQCQEISAKKGIGISELLEKVLAEAEIRELKGNYSRDILASGVIVESELDKGKGVVSTVLVQRGFLKVGDPFVAGNSMGKVRALMDERGKRIHEAGPSTPVRVLGFEDMPQSGDVLTVMASDRDARDLAQKRQIIKREHEFRRSTRVKLDSIARQIKEGLKKELSVIIKADTDGSIQALADGLMKIHNEEVKVQIIHQGVGQITETDVLLAAASDAIIIGFRVRPNVNAKRLAEKEDLDVRFYSVIYHVLEDVEKALEGMLSPELHEESLGSLEIRQVFRVPKVGNVGGAYVLEGKVSRDAKVRLLRDGVQIFEGQLDSLKRFKDDVKEVDAGYECGVSLKGYDDIKVGDVIEAYKIVEKKRKL
- the truB gene encoding tRNA pseudouridine(55) synthase TruB, producing the protein MIDQGRISVLSEEGDYLLVDKPLDWTSFDVVAKIRGAYKRNGAKRKVGHCGTLDPKATGLLILATGRKTKTISSLELLDKAYEGTIRLGAKTVSHDTESEEYDLRDVPSLDERAIREAATSMIGERMQQPPMHSAVWHNGKRLYELARQGHEVKERKARQIEIHQFEITGIELPYVHFYIRVSKGAYIRVIAHELGELLGVGGYLKSLKRVAIGQYQLSDAMSVDAVVDEITRAASVIEE
- the rbfA gene encoding 30S ribosome-binding factor RbfA, yielding MSIRTDKVSSLLQRELSAIFEKELPRSGPLVTVTEVRMTADLGIARVYVSVIGSEAQRAEVMEYLDAENKMIRKTLSAKIRHQFRRIPELEFYEDRLFEQANRIEQLLKSVKPARDEEQH
- a CDS encoding bifunctional riboflavin kinase/FAD synthetase, translating into MRVVVLQGDTVLDSVNGLPVQLSPEPSAVTIGSFDGLHVGHRKIVGSMIGHARELGLRSVVVTFEPHPRIVLEGGDGCPVRLLTTFDEKISQFSSMPIDLLFVVRFDRQFASKSSEAFIREVLVKMLGARHVTVGYDHGFGKRRSGSEETLHMLGAECGFGVDVVGEVIVAGSPVSSTRIRGLLEAARIRDANECLGAPYAISGTVVEGDKLGRTIGFPTVNLALPDRCKMVPAHGVYAASIEIDGREYSAMMNIGRRPTVSEDGEVRVEAHIIGFSGDLYGRFLIVRMLDFIREERRFASIDELRTQLELDKKEAGFCKK
- the rpsO gene encoding 30S ribosomal protein S15, producing MGLTKEHKTEIITKFGDSATDTGKAEVQVALFTRRITDLTGHLQQHPKDKHSRRGLLMLVGKRKRVLNYLKKVDIERYRKVLADLDLRK